The window TCAAAGTGTGATCAGTACCTTTCCAACACGAGGAGCAATGAGCCAAGCCAAAGTAACTGTGAGTAATCCGGTAGCGAGTAGTATTCCGGTACCTTCAACCGCCCATTTAGTCGCACGGCTTTCCATAGGCAAGATATCAAAGTTTACTACACCCAAAGGTTGTTCAGATGTAACCTGAGAAGAACCCGCCCCCGCAGCAGCTGAATTActactattgttgttgttattgttagaACAATGAGGACCAAACCATAACGAAATCTCACTAAGCCGTTGCCTTCGAATGGCTGCAACTGCATCAGGATCAATCCCTGAAGAACTCGTGTTGTTATTAACCGCTACAGGATTCGGATCTCCATCAGCTGTTCTTTCTCTTAGCGCTGCGTAATCTTTCAAGGAGATTACCACTTTGTTGAAATCAACTGTTCTTATATTCTCTGCGGTTTTACCGCATATTTCACAAACTGTTGATCCGTGGTTGACGAACCATTTCAATGCACAAGCGTAGTGTACCAAAGCGAGATCGTTTTTGCAAGAACATCCGAGTTCTAGCAACGTATCTCGATGCTGCCACGCACCCATTTCAATATCTTCGTTAGAGCAAACGAAAACTTCTCCATCGGGACTTATCAGTTCGATGAATCCACTAGATTTGAC is drawn from Camelina sativa cultivar DH55 chromosome 8, Cs, whole genome shotgun sequence and contains these coding sequences:
- the LOC104708203 gene encoding uncharacterized protein LOC104708203, which produces MGKENQLETNNCGVSDHGSPPIKNEEHEAPRYSSDKDTGLPTCRVCQCSESDRRGDAALGFLGITPPVSDPCKSNAGEETVVDQKSSVVKSSGFIELISPDGEVFVCSNEDIEMGAWQHRDTLLELGCSCKNDLALVHYACALKWFVNHGSTVCEICGKTAENIRTVDFNKVVISLKDYAALRERTADGDPNPVAVNNNTSSSGIDPDAVAAIRRQRLSEISLWFGPHCSNNNNNNSSNSAAAGAGSSQVTSEQPLGVVNFDILPMESRATKWAVEGTGILLATGLLTVTLAWLIAPRVGKRTAKSGLHILLGGLCALTVVIFFRFVVLTRIRYGPARYWAILFVFWFLVFGIWASRSHASHSST